The Phycisphaerales bacterium AB-hyl4 genome has a window encoding:
- a CDS encoding SGNH/GDSL hydrolase family protein — MMMFLRLSLVLALTVSLTTPLIASPFRDGIVVFGDSLTDTGFFNSVTDGAVPGPGYTDGRFSNGPVWIEHLANALGHSDPLPPTLGGTNYAFGAGMTHSSLDPTPDLVHMDQQVGMYLDTLSQSPGRPPRHDLFVLWGGANDFMRADPNTPIDPVASAQNIGQYIEQLYNVGGRNFLVGDLPQLGNVPATVHDPEARDALNSLSSAFNSALAQVLLDLEQLQGLNLYRLPAADLFDAAWAGELGFSNVDEPAVPGLEPGAPVWGDPVPNPDEYMFWDAIHPSAAMHEFIGEAAFDAVDGLGPRGWYRVNAIPEPTSGTLVIGAAMMLLARRRRRAHS; from the coding sequence CCTTCGGCTGTCACTCGTTTTGGCCCTTACCGTTTCACTCACCACGCCACTCATCGCATCGCCGTTCCGTGATGGCATCGTCGTCTTCGGCGACAGCCTCACCGACACAGGCTTCTTCAACAGCGTCACCGACGGCGCCGTGCCCGGCCCCGGTTACACCGACGGCCGATTCTCCAACGGCCCGGTCTGGATCGAACACCTCGCCAACGCACTCGGACACAGCGACCCCCTCCCGCCAACGCTCGGCGGCACGAACTACGCCTTCGGCGCGGGCATGACCCACTCCAGCCTCGACCCCACGCCGGACCTCGTCCACATGGACCAGCAGGTGGGCATGTACCTCGACACCCTCAGCCAATCGCCCGGCCGACCGCCGCGACATGACCTGTTCGTCCTCTGGGGCGGCGCGAACGACTTCATGCGAGCCGACCCCAACACCCCGATCGACCCCGTCGCGTCGGCGCAAAACATCGGCCAGTACATCGAACAACTCTACAACGTCGGCGGACGCAACTTCCTCGTCGGCGATCTGCCCCAACTCGGCAACGTCCCCGCCACCGTTCACGACCCCGAAGCCCGCGACGCGCTCAACAGCCTCTCCAGCGCATTCAACAGCGCGCTGGCCCAGGTCCTGCTCGACCTCGAACAACTGCAAGGCCTCAACCTCTACCGCCTGCCCGCCGCCGACCTGTTCGACGCGGCCTGGGCAGGCGAGTTGGGCTTCAGCAATGTCGATGAGCCCGCCGTGCCAGGCCTCGAACCCGGCGCCCCCGTTTGGGGCGACCCCGTGCCCAACCCCGACGAGTACATGTTCTGGGACGCCATCCATCCCAGCGCCGCGATGCACGAGTTCATCGGCGAAGCCGCTTTCGACGCGGTCGACGGGCTCGGCCCCCGCGGCTGGTATCGGGTGAACGCGATCCCCGAGCCGACCAGCGGCACGCTCGTCATCGGCGCAGCGATGATGTTGCTGGCACGTCGTCGGCGACGTGCTCATTCATAA
- a CDS encoding Fur family transcriptional regulator, with product MFDHEPDNHIEVLFSAHNLRCTRQRKAIYAALEATREHPTADDLFRDVGREIPGMSLATVYNTLEAFCRSGLVQKLPGAGLNGSARYDAVRDDHLHLRCRHSGAVADVPESLGDALLRHLPREALTEIEHKLGFRIEQIQVELVGEFEGPRRSASDS from the coding sequence TTGTTCGACCATGAGCCGGACAATCACATCGAAGTGCTGTTTTCGGCACACAACTTGCGTTGCACGCGGCAGCGCAAGGCGATTTACGCTGCGCTGGAGGCGACGCGTGAGCATCCCACGGCCGACGACCTGTTCCGCGATGTGGGCCGTGAGATTCCGGGCATGAGCCTGGCGACGGTGTACAACACGCTGGAGGCGTTTTGCCGATCGGGGCTGGTGCAGAAGCTACCCGGGGCGGGGTTGAACGGCTCTGCGAGATACGACGCGGTACGCGACGACCACCTGCACCTGCGCTGCCGACACAGCGGCGCGGTGGCGGACGTGCCCGAATCGCTGGGGGACGCGTTGTTGAGGCATTTGCCGCGCGAGGCGCTGACCGAGATCGAGCACAAACTCGGGTTCCGGATCGAGCAGATCCAGGTCGAGTTGGTGGGCGAATTCGAGGGGCCGCGCCGGTCGGCGTCGGATTCCTGA